The following proteins come from a genomic window of Pirellula staleyi DSM 6068:
- a CDS encoding DUF2254 domain-containing protein: MMLDYLSFLKNRLRERLWIKPLIICVLSIGAVLLANLLDRSALGRFLPEITKESNEALLTIMASSMLVMATFAVSSMVAAYASASTSATPRSFPLIIADDVSQNALSMFVGAFIYSVVALVAFLNGQYDGRAGKFVLFTLSLVVVTTIIVTFVWWVDNIARLGRLGNTVDKVEAATDGALRKRQAMARLGGVAFYSPPATSHAVYTKAVGYVRRVDVSAMQSRAVGSHLKIVVAALPGTFCTPNRPVAWIISESSEAVSGEDAEAIGAAFAIGDARVFDQDPRFGLVALSEIASRALSPAVNDPGTAIDVTGTLVRLFVMWNECCKAAGDMPVHFDRVAVPELSLDDMLDDAFTGIARDGAGLVEVVVRLLKGLESLAELGHPSLRESALRHARLALVRAESVMKVPDDITVVREVAKFALK, encoded by the coding sequence ATGATGCTTGATTATCTGAGTTTTTTGAAGAATCGGCTCCGCGAGCGGCTATGGATTAAGCCTCTGATCATCTGCGTTCTGTCGATTGGCGCGGTCCTGCTTGCGAATCTTCTTGATCGGTCGGCACTCGGGCGTTTTCTGCCGGAGATCACCAAGGAGTCGAACGAAGCACTCCTCACGATCATGGCTTCGAGCATGTTGGTGATGGCCACATTCGCCGTCTCGTCGATGGTGGCCGCCTACGCTTCCGCCAGCACTTCTGCGACGCCGCGCTCGTTTCCACTGATCATCGCCGACGATGTTTCACAAAACGCGCTCTCGATGTTTGTCGGAGCATTTATTTATAGTGTGGTCGCGCTCGTGGCGTTTTTGAATGGTCAATATGATGGAAGAGCTGGCAAGTTTGTCTTGTTTACCTTGTCGCTCGTGGTGGTGACCACCATCATTGTCACGTTCGTTTGGTGGGTCGACAACATCGCTCGACTCGGTCGGTTAGGGAACACGGTCGACAAGGTGGAGGCAGCAACTGACGGCGCTTTGCGCAAGCGACAGGCGATGGCTCGCCTCGGCGGTGTCGCGTTCTACAGCCCACCAGCGACGAGCCATGCTGTCTATACAAAAGCGGTCGGCTACGTGCGACGTGTCGATGTCTCCGCAATGCAATCTCGCGCGGTGGGTTCGCATCTGAAGATCGTTGTGGCGGCTCTCCCTGGCACTTTTTGCACTCCGAATCGGCCTGTGGCTTGGATTATTTCGGAATCAAGCGAGGCGGTTTCAGGCGAAGATGCCGAAGCGATTGGTGCTGCGTTTGCGATTGGCGATGCGCGAGTGTTTGATCAAGATCCTCGATTTGGATTAGTTGCTCTGTCAGAGATTGCCAGCCGCGCGCTTTCGCCTGCGGTCAACGATCCGGGTACCGCCATCGACGTAACTGGCACCCTTGTCCGTCTGTTTGTGATGTGGAACGAGTGTTGCAAAGCAGCGGGCGATATGCCGGTCCATTTCGACCGTGTTGCGGTGCCAGAACTTTCGCTCGACGACATGTTGGACGATGCCTTTACCGGCATTGCCCGCGATGGTGCGGGGCTCGTCGAAGTGGTTGTGCGACTACTGAAGGGGCTCGAATCACTAGCGGAACTCGGTCACCCCTCACTCCGCGAAAGTGCGCTGAGACATGCCCGTCTCGCTCTGGTACGAGCTGAGAGCGTCATGAAAGTTCCCGACGATATCACTGTAGTCCGTGAAGTCGCCAAATTTGCTTTGAAGTAG
- a CDS encoding deoxyhypusine synthase has product MTWQVSKKELLSQTVEHIDIKQHNVVPMVEAMQSMAFSARDLGRAADIYDRMVRDTECGIILCLAGSLISAGLKQVIIDLVRHRMVDAICSTGANIVDQDFFEALGFRHYMAAERLKSGMDDGMLRDHAIDRIYDTLIDEDELRICDETVKKIADALPPRPYSSREIIHEMGKHLETNAKCDSIIQACYEMKVPIFCPAFSDCSAGLGIVAHYHERKGQAKTSFDSAKDFYELTQIKLANPSTGLLMIGGGVPKNFAQDIVVAADILLASEGNHEYPAMHKYAIQITIADVRDGALSSSTLKEASSWGKVDTAYEQMVYSEATLALPLIAGYAYHKKGWEARTAKEFASLYSETPESVG; this is encoded by the coding sequence ATGACGTGGCAGGTATCGAAAAAAGAACTTCTCTCGCAAACCGTTGAACACATCGACATCAAGCAGCACAACGTGGTGCCGATGGTCGAAGCGATGCAGTCGATGGCCTTCAGTGCCCGCGATCTCGGTCGCGCGGCTGACATCTACGACCGCATGGTGCGCGACACCGAGTGCGGCATCATCCTTTGCCTGGCTGGCTCGCTCATCTCGGCTGGTCTCAAGCAGGTGATCATCGATCTCGTGCGTCATCGCATGGTCGATGCCATTTGCAGCACCGGCGCGAACATCGTCGATCAAGACTTCTTCGAAGCTCTCGGTTTCCGCCACTACATGGCCGCCGAACGCCTGAAGAGTGGTATGGACGACGGCATGCTCCGCGATCACGCTATCGACCGCATCTACGACACGCTGATCGACGAAGATGAGCTCCGCATCTGCGACGAGACCGTGAAGAAGATCGCCGACGCGCTTCCGCCACGCCCTTATTCGTCGCGCGAAATCATCCACGAGATGGGCAAGCACCTCGAAACCAACGCCAAGTGCGATTCGATCATCCAGGCTTGCTACGAGATGAAGGTGCCGATCTTCTGCCCCGCCTTCTCCGATTGCTCGGCTGGTTTGGGGATCGTAGCTCACTACCACGAGCGCAAGGGACAAGCAAAAACCTCGTTCGACTCGGCGAAGGACTTCTACGAACTGACGCAAATCAAGCTGGCCAACCCCAGCACCGGTTTGCTGATGATCGGTGGTGGCGTGCCAAAGAACTTTGCGCAAGACATCGTGGTGGCTGCCGACATTTTGCTCGCGTCGGAAGGAAACCACGAATACCCAGCGATGCACAAGTACGCGATCCAAATTACGATTGCCGATGTGCGCGACGGTGCTCTCTCGAGCAGCACGCTCAAGGAAGCCTCGAGCTGGGGCAAGGTCGATACCGCCTACGAACAGATGGTCTACAGCGAAGCGACCCTCGCTCTCCCGCTGATCGCCGGCTACGCCTACCACAAGAAGGGCTGGGAAGCTCGCACCGCCAAGGAATTCGCCTCCCTCTATAGCGAAACCCCCGAATCGGTCGGCTAG
- a CDS encoding dienelactone hydrolase family protein — MNRVQSMLLLAMLTFALTGRATTLAADQPTFGATLEGTAPLTIEGDISSQLVDGVDRFLLKQLAESSKLRDKNWTVDYSSIEAYSKSLEPKRARLAKMLGADEKRLSVPSFRKIFVDDEMLDIVAKSKSFVAKYDRLPVLGYPRSDWNDQPALFVETLSLIPTKPKAEYVIIIPDCDQSPEQLAGLVPGLDEEQQVARRLAEQGFIVCMPSLVSRSREKRRNADLTHREYLYRSAFVLGKHLIGYEVQQVLAIVDALKSPRNDRNIGAARVGIIGYGEGGMIAQYAAAIDTRVDTVCVSGYFDDRSTVWEQPLDRNVFGLLNEFGDAELRAMIAPRPYILDLGIAPELELAGNGGAPAVLRRPNLLKGAANREFNRSQKLIASLRELTKFPHQELSPNVSDGSQEIPFCSSATTDAFLEVLTGNRHSAPTKFGDYDSINTSAATIKARERRQIVSIDAYNQAVLAESSYTRKEFFAKLDTSSPEKFSETVEPYRDIFAKEVIGQFDLPLLPPNPRSRKLYDTEKYVGYEVVLDVYDDVIAYGILLLPKDLKPGEKRPVVVCQHGLEGRPQDVIEEQGNAAYKKYAVQLVERGFITFAPQNLYLGKDKFRTLQRKANPLGKTLFSIIVPQHQQIVNWLGTQSFADPEKIAFYGLSYGGKSAMRIPPLVKEYCLSICSADFNEWVDKNASTRGNYSYVWTGEYEIFEWNLGSTFNYAEMATLIAPRPFMVERGHFDGVGIDENVAYEFAKVRNLYQARLGIGDRCEIEWFVGPHTINGKGTFDFLHKHLDWPAPK; from the coding sequence ATGAACCGCGTGCAATCGATGCTGCTGCTGGCGATGCTGACCTTCGCCCTGACAGGCCGCGCGACCACTTTGGCAGCCGACCAACCGACCTTCGGGGCGACTCTCGAGGGGACAGCGCCACTGACCATCGAGGGAGATATCTCGTCGCAACTGGTCGACGGTGTCGATCGGTTTTTGCTCAAACAGCTGGCCGAGTCGAGCAAGCTGCGCGACAAGAATTGGACGGTCGATTATTCGTCGATCGAGGCTTACAGCAAATCGCTCGAACCCAAACGCGCGCGACTTGCGAAGATGCTGGGGGCCGATGAAAAGCGGCTCTCGGTACCATCTTTTCGAAAGATATTTGTCGACGACGAGATGCTGGACATCGTTGCCAAGAGCAAGAGTTTTGTAGCGAAGTATGATCGACTGCCGGTTTTGGGATATCCGCGATCCGACTGGAATGATCAGCCTGCATTGTTTGTCGAAACTCTCTCTCTGATCCCAACCAAGCCCAAGGCCGAGTATGTAATTATCATTCCCGATTGCGATCAATCGCCGGAGCAACTTGCGGGACTCGTGCCTGGACTGGATGAAGAGCAGCAGGTGGCTCGCCGACTCGCAGAGCAAGGGTTTATCGTTTGCATGCCAAGTCTCGTGAGTCGATCACGCGAGAAACGCCGCAATGCCGACCTCACCCATCGCGAGTATCTTTATCGCTCCGCTTTTGTACTGGGAAAGCATTTGATTGGTTATGAAGTGCAGCAGGTGTTGGCGATCGTCGATGCACTGAAAAGCCCACGTAACGACAGAAACATCGGAGCGGCGAGAGTAGGCATCATCGGCTATGGCGAGGGAGGAATGATTGCCCAGTATGCTGCGGCGATAGACACGCGCGTGGATACTGTTTGTGTGAGTGGCTACTTCGACGATCGCTCAACAGTTTGGGAGCAGCCGTTAGATCGCAATGTATTTGGGCTCCTCAATGAATTTGGCGATGCCGAACTTCGGGCCATGATCGCACCTCGGCCCTATATTCTGGACTTGGGGATCGCGCCAGAACTAGAACTTGCCGGAAATGGCGGTGCGCCTGCGGTTCTACGACGACCGAATCTTCTCAAGGGGGCTGCAAATCGCGAATTCAATCGTAGCCAGAAACTGATCGCTTCCCTGCGAGAACTCACCAAGTTCCCACACCAGGAACTTTCGCCGAATGTATCAGACGGCTCCCAAGAAATACCATTCTGCTCGTCTGCTACTACCGATGCGTTTCTCGAAGTACTCACAGGAAATCGACACTCTGCTCCCACGAAATTCGGTGACTACGACTCTATAAACACATCCGCCGCAACCATCAAAGCGCGCGAGCGACGTCAAATCGTTTCGATCGATGCCTATAACCAAGCGGTGCTTGCAGAATCGTCCTATACACGCAAAGAGTTCTTCGCGAAGCTCGATACGTCGTCTCCCGAGAAGTTCAGCGAGACGGTTGAGCCCTACCGTGACATCTTTGCCAAGGAGGTGATCGGTCAGTTCGATCTGCCTCTGCTCCCACCGAACCCCCGCTCGCGAAAACTCTACGACACCGAGAAGTATGTCGGCTATGAAGTGGTACTCGATGTGTACGACGATGTCATCGCCTACGGCATCTTGCTGCTCCCCAAAGACCTGAAGCCAGGCGAGAAGCGACCGGTGGTGGTGTGTCAGCATGGTCTTGAAGGTCGACCACAAGACGTGATCGAGGAGCAAGGAAACGCCGCCTATAAGAAGTATGCGGTGCAGCTCGTCGAGCGCGGCTTTATCACCTTCGCGCCGCAGAATTTGTATCTCGGCAAAGACAAATTCCGGACACTGCAGCGAAAAGCAAATCCACTCGGCAAAACACTCTTCTCGATCATCGTGCCACAGCATCAGCAGATTGTGAACTGGCTCGGCACGCAGTCGTTTGCCGACCCAGAGAAGATTGCGTTTTATGGTCTGTCGTACGGTGGCAAGAGTGCCATGCGCATTCCGCCTCTGGTGAAAGAGTACTGCCTTTCGATCTGCTCGGCCGACTTCAACGAGTGGGTCGATAAGAACGCCTCGACGCGCGGCAACTACAGCTACGTCTGGACCGGCGAGTACGAGATTTTCGAGTGGAATCTCGGCAGTACCTTCAACTATGCCGAGATGGCCACCCTCATCGCGCCGCGACCTTTCATGGTCGAACGTGGACACTTCGATGGGGTCGGCATCGACGAGAACGTCGCTTATGAATTCGCCAAAGTGCGGAACCTCTACCAAGCGCGCCTCGGCATCGGAGATCGGTGCGAGATCGAATGGTTCGTTGGCCCCCACACCATCAACGGGAAAGGGACCTTTGACTTCCTGCACAAACACCTCGACTGGCCCGCGCCGAAGTGA
- a CDS encoding VIT domain-containing protein: MTTLWANSHFPLARAARAMLAAVMPALLPLVFVALASSLAMAQGVLVIVNHPHPIPLPRPMPTPPSPPTMSYKIKELAYTAKVVDQIAQVQVTQSFVNTGSQQMEVSLVFPLPYDGAIDRMTFLVDGKEYDAKLLEAKKAREIYEGYVRRSQDPALLEWVGRGMFQTSVFPVPPGAERKVTIRFSQLLRQEHRLTDLLIPMATARYTNTPIEKVSLEATIESSIAIKSVYSPTHAVDVKRPDEKHATVKFEASNYLPTTDFRLLYDVGDAPLAASVLSYRPDNSDEGFFLMLASPNHSQGEVDLTKKTVIFVVDRSGSMQGKKIEQAREAMRYVLNNLHEGDTFNIVAYDSTVESFKPELQKFDDATRKSALAYVDGLYAGGSTNISGALDSAFAMLTGSDRPNYILFLTDGLPTAGETNEGKIVELAKQKNVHRARMINFGVGYDVNSRLLDRMSRENFGQSQYVRPDENLEASVSRLYSKMSSPVLTDVKVSIDIEGAGDSSSAVNRMYPKQVMDIFSGEQLVIAGRYKKSGNAKITLSGKLKGEDKKFDFPASFVEKSIDQTHGFVEKLWAMRRIGEIIDEIDLKGMNDELVKELVALSTKHGILTPYTSFLADDQAKPSELADSRRNLDRANLSLKQLDQAGGQSGFAQRAEKKQLQEAAGVPYAAGPASANARGADGLALGGGGGAARFRNVETDEEVTASAVQNAGNSTLYRRGKLWIADNATDVCEEKDAAKIKKIKRFSDEYFKLVSENTADENAILATQQAGEELLVKLRGQAYQIE, from the coding sequence ATGACAACTCTTTGGGCAAATTCCCACTTTCCCTTGGCGCGTGCTGCGCGAGCGATGCTCGCCGCCGTAATGCCGGCGCTGTTGCCGCTCGTTTTCGTCGCTTTGGCTAGTTCGCTGGCGATGGCCCAGGGGGTGCTGGTGATTGTGAATCATCCGCATCCAATTCCGTTGCCACGTCCGATGCCGACGCCGCCGTCACCCCCGACGATGTCGTACAAGATCAAAGAGCTCGCATACACCGCCAAGGTGGTCGATCAAATCGCCCAGGTGCAGGTGACGCAAAGTTTTGTGAATACCGGCAGCCAGCAGATGGAAGTTTCGCTCGTCTTTCCGCTCCCTTATGACGGAGCGATCGACCGGATGACTTTCCTAGTGGATGGCAAAGAGTATGACGCAAAACTGCTCGAGGCGAAGAAAGCTCGCGAGATCTACGAAGGCTACGTTCGCCGGAGCCAAGACCCCGCGCTGCTGGAATGGGTTGGCCGCGGCATGTTTCAAACGAGCGTCTTTCCGGTACCACCTGGTGCGGAACGCAAGGTCACGATTCGCTTCAGCCAATTGCTCCGTCAAGAGCATCGCTTGACCGATCTGCTGATTCCGATGGCGACCGCGCGCTACACCAATACGCCGATCGAAAAAGTCTCACTCGAAGCGACCATCGAGAGCAGCATTGCAATCAAGAGTGTCTATAGCCCGACGCATGCCGTGGACGTGAAGCGTCCCGATGAAAAGCATGCCACGGTGAAATTCGAAGCGTCGAACTATCTGCCAACCACCGATTTTCGGTTGCTCTACGACGTGGGAGATGCGCCACTCGCCGCGAGTGTGCTGTCATATCGTCCGGACAATTCCGATGAAGGTTTCTTCCTGATGCTGGCGAGCCCCAATCACTCGCAAGGGGAGGTCGATTTAACGAAAAAGACCGTGATTTTCGTGGTCGATCGAAGTGGAAGCATGCAGGGGAAGAAGATCGAGCAAGCCCGCGAAGCGATGCGCTATGTGCTGAACAATCTGCACGAAGGGGACACGTTTAACATCGTGGCCTACGACAGTACGGTGGAAAGCTTCAAGCCAGAGTTGCAGAAGTTCGACGATGCCACGCGCAAGAGTGCGCTGGCGTATGTCGACGGGTTGTATGCCGGTGGAAGCACGAACATCAGCGGCGCGCTCGACTCGGCGTTTGCCATGCTCACGGGTAGCGATCGTCCGAACTACATTTTGTTCCTCACCGACGGTCTCCCCACCGCTGGCGAAACGAACGAAGGAAAGATTGTTGAACTTGCGAAGCAAAAGAACGTGCACCGCGCACGGATGATCAACTTTGGCGTTGGCTACGACGTGAACAGCCGACTGCTCGATCGTATGAGCCGCGAAAACTTTGGTCAGAGCCAATACGTGCGTCCTGACGAAAACTTGGAAGCTTCGGTAAGCCGTCTCTACTCGAAGATGAGCTCGCCAGTGCTAACCGATGTGAAGGTGAGCATCGATATCGAAGGAGCAGGGGACTCGTCGTCGGCTGTGAATCGTATGTATCCCAAGCAGGTGATGGACATCTTCTCGGGCGAACAGCTGGTGATTGCGGGGCGGTATAAGAAGAGCGGTAATGCCAAAATTACCCTCAGCGGTAAGCTGAAGGGAGAAGACAAGAAGTTCGATTTCCCTGCCAGTTTCGTCGAAAAATCGATCGATCAAACGCACGGTTTTGTGGAGAAGCTGTGGGCGATGCGGCGGATTGGCGAGATCATCGACGAGATTGATCTGAAGGGAATGAACGATGAACTGGTGAAGGAGCTCGTGGCGCTGTCGACCAAGCACGGCATCCTGACCCCTTACACATCGTTTCTGGCCGACGATCAAGCGAAGCCTTCAGAACTGGCCGATTCGCGCCGCAATCTGGATCGCGCGAATCTCAGCCTCAAGCAACTTGACCAAGCTGGTGGTCAATCGGGATTTGCTCAGCGAGCTGAGAAAAAGCAACTCCAAGAGGCTGCCGGTGTCCCGTATGCTGCCGGACCTGCTTCTGCCAACGCTCGTGGTGCTGATGGACTTGCTTTAGGTGGTGGCGGTGGCGCTGCGAGGTTCCGCAACGTCGAGACGGATGAAGAAGTCACCGCTTCGGCCGTGCAGAATGCTGGTAACAGTACGCTCTATCGTCGTGGAAAACTTTGGATCGCCGACAACGCGACCGATGTTTGCGAAGAGAAAGATGCTGCGAAGATCAAAAAGATTAAGCGGTTTAGCGACGAGTATTTCAAGCTCGTGAGCGAGAACACCGCCGATGAAAATGCGATCCTCGCAACACAGCAGGCGGGTGAAGAGCTGCTCGTCAAGCTGCGTGGCCAGGCGTATCAGATTGAGTAG
- a CDS encoding TIGR00730 family Rossman fold protein: MTKLRSVCVFCGSSLGNDPQYAQHARELGQLLAAGGIRLVYGGGNVGLMGEVADAALKAGGEVLGVIPQMLAEREVAYLDVTELRVVTSMHERKAIMAEESDAFVALPGGIGTFEELFEVFTWAQLAIHQKPIGLLNTAGYYTPLLAFLEHAVSQRFMTAATHNLLRVATTPADLLARVSLPATEAEVKPFDRRLT, from the coding sequence GTGACCAAGCTCCGCAGCGTTTGTGTTTTTTGTGGAAGTAGTTTGGGAAACGACCCCCAGTACGCCCAGCATGCGCGAGAGCTTGGTCAGTTGCTTGCCGCAGGCGGCATACGACTCGTCTATGGCGGCGGCAACGTCGGCTTGATGGGGGAAGTGGCCGATGCCGCGCTGAAAGCAGGGGGCGAAGTGCTGGGGGTGATCCCCCAGATGTTGGCCGAACGCGAAGTGGCCTACCTCGATGTCACGGAACTTCGCGTGGTGACCTCGATGCACGAGCGGAAGGCCATCATGGCCGAAGAGAGCGATGCTTTTGTCGCACTTCCCGGGGGAATCGGCACGTTCGAAGAATTGTTCGAAGTCTTCACCTGGGCTCAGCTTGCGATTCATCAAAAACCGATCGGTCTGCTGAATACAGCTGGCTACTACACGCCACTCTTGGCTTTTCTCGAGCACGCGGTGAGCCAGCGGTTCATGACAGCTGCAACGCACAACCTGCTGCGTGTGGCGACAACGCCAGCCGATCTGCTGGCCCGCGTTTCGCTTCCAGCAACCGAGGCTGAAGTGAAGCCGTTCGACCGGCGGCTTACGTAG